A genomic segment from Micromonospora echinaurantiaca encodes:
- a CDS encoding Zn-dependent alcohol dehydrogenase, translated as MRALVARAVGGPLLVEEVELPAPGPGEVRVAIRAAGVCHSDLSMVNGTLAPPYPLVLGHEAAGVVVEAGADVDRVAPGAHVVLNWAPPCRQCWYCGHGEPWLCERAGSPAAARGRTSTGEPLHVTLGLGALADEVVVPQDAVIPVPAELPFDAAALLGCAVLTGVGAVRRTARVAAGDSVAVIGLGGVGLSVVSAARAAGADPVLAVDVSPAKAELAGAAGATDFLLADDSLGRAIRARTGGRGVDHALECVGRGATIRTAWRATRRGGQVTVVGMGAKDDVVGLSALDIFHSARTLRSSVYGSSDPDRDVPELARAVLDGALDLAPLITDRTGLDGAAAAFDRMARGEGARTVVLP; from the coding sequence GTGAGGGCGCTGGTCGCCCGGGCGGTGGGCGGGCCGCTGCTGGTCGAGGAGGTGGAACTGCCCGCCCCCGGGCCCGGCGAGGTACGGGTGGCCATCCGGGCCGCCGGGGTCTGCCACTCCGACCTGTCCATGGTCAACGGCACCCTGGCGCCGCCGTACCCGCTGGTGCTCGGGCACGAGGCCGCCGGCGTGGTGGTCGAGGCCGGCGCCGACGTCGACCGGGTCGCCCCCGGCGCGCACGTGGTGCTCAACTGGGCGCCGCCGTGCCGGCAGTGCTGGTACTGCGGGCACGGCGAGCCGTGGCTCTGCGAGCGGGCCGGCTCCCCGGCCGCCGCGCGGGGCCGGACGTCGACCGGCGAGCCGCTGCACGTCACGCTCGGTCTCGGCGCGCTGGCCGACGAGGTGGTGGTGCCGCAGGACGCGGTCATCCCGGTGCCGGCGGAACTGCCCTTCGACGCCGCGGCGCTGCTCGGCTGCGCCGTGCTCACCGGAGTCGGCGCGGTGCGCCGTACCGCCCGGGTGGCCGCCGGCGACTCGGTGGCGGTGATCGGCCTCGGCGGGGTGGGCCTGTCGGTGGTCTCCGCCGCCCGGGCCGCCGGCGCCGATCCGGTGCTCGCGGTCGACGTGTCGCCGGCCAAGGCGGAGCTGGCCGGCGCGGCCGGCGCCACCGACTTCCTGCTCGCCGACGACTCGCTCGGCAGGGCGATCCGGGCGCGGACCGGGGGCCGCGGCGTCGACCACGCGCTGGAGTGTGTCGGACGCGGCGCCACCATCCGCACCGCCTGGCGGGCCACCCGGCGCGGCGGGCAGGTGACCGTGGTGGGCATGGGCGCGAAGGACGACGTGGTGGGGCTGAGCGCGCTGGACATCTTCCACTCGGCGCGGACGCTGCGCTCCTCGGTCTACGGATCGTCCGATCCGGACCGGGACGTGCCCGAACTCGCCCGGGCCGTGCTCGACGGCGCCCTCGACCTGGCCCCCCTGATCACCGACCGGACCGGGCTGGACGGCGCGGCGGCGGCGTTCGACCGGATGGCCCGGGGCGAGGGCGCCCGCACCGTCGTCCTGCCCTGA
- a CDS encoding aldehyde dehydrogenase family protein: MDLTRTDIYLDGAWVAASSGQTLAVRNPATEEIVATVPAGTAADVDRAVAAARAAFPGWADTAPAERAAALDRLHAALTARAHTVANTVATELGTPLKIAVRVQAGLPLTVLRSYVDLAAEPPAEESVGNSLVVREPVGVVGAITPWNYPLHQVVAKLAPALAAGCTVVLKPSELTPLTAYLLVDAIHEAGFPPGVVNLVPGTGPEVGEAIAAHPDVDMVSFTGSTATGRRISHLAADRIARVALELGGKSANVILDDADLATAVKVGVGNAFLNSGQTCTAWTRMLVHRDRYDEALALAAKVAEGYRLGDPFDPATRLGPVVSAAQRDRIAGHVARGLADGGRLVAGGPDAPLPERGYFVAPTVIADVDPDSALAQEEVFGPVLAVIPVDDEDAAVAVANNSRYGLAGAVWSGDQERALRVARRLRTGAVDINGAPFNPLAPFGGYKQSGLGRELGRYGLDEYLQTKAIQR, translated from the coding sequence ATGGATCTCACACGGACCGACATCTACCTCGACGGCGCCTGGGTCGCCGCCTCCTCCGGGCAGACCCTGGCGGTGCGCAATCCGGCGACCGAGGAGATCGTCGCGACCGTGCCGGCGGGCACGGCGGCCGACGTCGACCGGGCCGTCGCGGCGGCCCGGGCCGCCTTCCCCGGCTGGGCCGACACCGCCCCGGCCGAGCGGGCCGCCGCGCTGGACCGGCTGCACGCCGCGCTCACCGCGCGGGCCCACACGGTCGCCAACACCGTCGCGACGGAGCTGGGCACCCCGCTGAAGATCGCCGTCCGGGTGCAGGCCGGGCTGCCGCTGACCGTGCTGCGCAGCTACGTCGACCTGGCCGCCGAACCACCGGCGGAGGAGTCGGTCGGCAACTCGCTGGTCGTCCGCGAGCCGGTCGGGGTGGTCGGCGCGATCACCCCGTGGAACTACCCGCTGCACCAGGTGGTGGCGAAGCTGGCGCCCGCCCTGGCCGCCGGCTGCACAGTGGTGCTCAAGCCGAGCGAGCTGACCCCGCTCACCGCGTACCTGCTCGTCGACGCGATCCACGAGGCCGGCTTCCCGCCCGGGGTGGTCAACCTGGTACCCGGCACCGGCCCGGAGGTCGGCGAGGCCATCGCCGCGCACCCGGACGTCGACATGGTCTCCTTCACCGGCTCGACCGCCACCGGGCGGCGGATCTCCCACCTGGCCGCCGACCGGATCGCCCGGGTGGCCCTGGAACTCGGCGGCAAGTCCGCCAACGTGATCCTCGACGACGCCGACCTGGCCACCGCGGTCAAGGTCGGGGTGGGCAACGCCTTCCTCAACTCGGGGCAGACCTGCACCGCCTGGACCCGGATGCTGGTGCACCGGGACCGCTACGACGAGGCGCTGGCGCTGGCCGCCAAGGTGGCCGAGGGCTACCGGCTCGGCGACCCGTTCGACCCGGCCACCCGGCTCGGCCCGGTCGTCTCCGCCGCCCAGCGGGACCGGATCGCCGGGCACGTCGCCCGGGGGCTGGCCGACGGCGGCCGGCTGGTCGCCGGCGGCCCGGACGCCCCGCTGCCGGAGCGCGGCTACTTCGTCGCCCCGACGGTGATCGCCGACGTCGACCCGGACAGCGCGCTGGCCCAGGAGGAGGTCTTCGGCCCGGTGCTCGCGGTCATCCCGGTCGACGACGAGGACGCGGCCGTCGCCGTCGCCAACAACTCCCGGTACGGACTGGCCGGCGCGGTCTGGTCCGGCGACCAGGAGCGGGCGCTGCGGGTCGCCCGGCGGCTGCGCACCGGCGCCGTCGACATCAACGGCGCGCCGTTCAACCCGCTCGCCCCGTTCGGCGGCTACAAGCAGTCCGGGCTCGGCCGCGAGCTGGGCCGCTACGGGCTGGACGAGTACCTGCAGACCAAGGCCATCCAGCGGTGA